Genomic window (Sphingomonas japonica):
GGGCACCGCGACGATGTCGGTGGTGAGGAAGGTCGAGGTCGCGAGCATCAGCCCGGACGGCACGAACGCCAGCGCGATCCACAGAAGCACGCGCGTTGCCGTCGGCGTCTCGCTGACCCGCGCGGCTACCTCTGCCGCAGCACCCTTGGGAAGCAGCAATGCGCAGGCGGCGACCAGCAGGAAAAGCGCGCCGTAGCCGATGCTCCACAGCACGCTTTGCCCGTCGAGCGCCAGCGCCGGTTCGACGATCAGCGGATAGGCGATCAGCCCACCGAAACTGCCGAGGTTCGATGCGGCGTACAGCGCGTAGGGATCGCGCCCTCCCGATGCGGCATTGTACCATCGCTGGAGCAGCGGCGCCTGCGCTGAGACCGCGAGGAACAGCGGCCCGATCGACGCGGCGAGCAGCCACGGCACCCAGAGCGCGGGCTCCCCCCCCGGCGGCATGCGGAAATCGCCGAGCCCGATCGGCAGCCACAGGGCGGCAATTGCGAGCAGCCCGAGATGGATCGCCGCCTGGGTGCGGATGCCGATGCGCCCCAGCCAGTGGGCATAAGCATAGCCGCCGAGCAGCAGCGCCTGATAGACCAGCATCGCCGAATTCCATACCGCCGGCGCGCCGCCGATGCGGGGCAGCGCCATGCGCGCGATCATCGGCTGTACCAGGAACAGCAGGAACGATCCGGTGAGGATCGCGACGACGAACAGCGCACCGCCCCAGCGAGTCGCGCCGCGCTGCGCGGGTTCGGTGACGGCGTCCATGCTGCGCTAGATCTGGGCCGGCCGGGCGATGCGAAAGGTCACGTGGCGCTTGAGCGGGCTGCCGTCGGGAACCACGGGATGGTCGAAATCACCATCGATGTCGCGAACCATATCCAGCCGTTCCATCACGGCGCGGCTGCGGACGTTGATTGCCGAGGTGATCGCGACGACTTCGGCTTCGCGGCGGTTCGCCCATGCCCAGCCAAGCGTGGCGCGCGCTGCCTCGAGTGCATAGCCCTGTCCCAGCCCGGCACTGCCGAGCGCCCAGCCGATTTCGAGCAGACCCTCGATCGGGGTGCCCTCACCGCCGGGCTTGAGCCCACACTGACCGATCAAGGCTCCGTCGGCGCGGCGCTCGACTGCCCAGAAGCCAAGGCCGTGGCTGGCGCGATAGTCGATATGCCTGTCGAGCGCGGCAAGGGGATCGTCTGCGAATGCCGGCCCGAGAAACTGGACGATATGCGGTGCCGCCATCATCTCGACGAATGCGCCGCGATCACCATCCTGCCACGGCCGCAGCACCAGTCGTTCGGTCGCGATCACGCGCCGAGCAGCCGCGCCGCATGGCTTGCGTGATAGGTCAGCACGCCCGAGCAGCCGGCGCGCTTGAACGCCATCAGCGTCTCGAGCACCAGCGCGTCGCGGTCGCCCGCGCCTGCCGCAGCAGCCGCCTCGATCATCGCATATTCGCCCGACACCTGGTACGCGAATACCGGCACTTCGAACGCCGCCTTCACCCTGGCGACGATGTCGAGATAGGGCAGCCCGGGCTTGACCATCACGCTGTCGGCGCCCTCGGCGAGATCGAGCGCGACTTCGCGCAGCGCCTCCTCGGCATTGGCGGGGTCCATCTGATAGGTCTTCTTGTCGCCCTTGAGCAGCCCGCGCGAACCCACCGCGTCGCGGAACGGGCCGTAAAAGGCGCTGGCGTACTTCGCGGCATAGGCCATGATCTGGACGTTGGCGTGCCCCGCCCCCTCCAGTGCCTCCCGGATCGCGCCGACGCGGCCATCCATCATGTCGGACGGCGCGACGATATCGGCGCCGGCATCGGCCTGTACCACCGCCTGCTGCACCAGCATGTCCGAGGTCGCGTCGTTGAGGACATAGCCTGCGGCATCGACCAGCCCGTCATGGCCGTGGCTGGTATAGGGGTCGAGCGCGACATCGGTCAGCACGCCGACCTCGGGCACCGCTTCCTTGATTGCGCGGATCGCGCGGCACATCAGGTTGTCGGGGTTGAGCGCCTCGCGCCCATCGTCGCTGCGCAGGCCGTGCGGTGTGTTCGGGAACAGGGCAACGCATGGAATGCCGAGCGCGCGGGCCTCGCGCGCGCGCTCGACGATGCCCGCTATCGGCCAGCGCGACACGCCGGGCAGCGATGCGATCGGCTCTTCCGCATCGCCTTCGCTGACGAACATCGGCCAGATTAGGTCTGCGGGGGTGAGTTGCGTCTCGCGGTGCAGCCGCCGCGACCAGTCGGCGGATCGCGTGCGACGGAGCCGGAGCGCGGGGTAGGAGGCGTGCATCGCCGGTGTCTTGGCGCATGCGCGCCCGGGTAGCAAGGTTCAGGCGGGCGCGGTGGTCCATCCCAGCCGCGGCAGCGTGATCGAGCGTTTGCCTGCCATATCGACGCGGGTGACGAACAGTTCGCGCTCCTCGATATAGGCGAGCAGGCGTTTCACCCGGCCCAGCGAATGCGTGCCATAGGTCTGAGCGATCCGCTCGTCGGGCGGGGTCGGCGCACCTTCGCGGGCGGCACGGGCGACGAGCAGATACGCGCCGAGCATGTCGTCGGGCAGGTCGCGTGCAAGCGCGATGGCGTCGGTATAGCCCTCGCCTGCCGGATCGACGATGCCCGCCCTCGCGCACGCCAGCCGCCGCTGGAATCCCGACAGGTCGAGCGGCGGCCTGGCCAGCCCCAGCATCCGGCAGCGCACCTGAAAATCCTGGAACAGCACGCTAGCCGACTGGAACGCCGAATCAGCGTCGGCGACGATCGTGCGCAGCGCCTCGGCCATGATGGGATCGGCCTCGGCATCCCCGGGCGGCGGCGGCAAGTCCAGTTCAGGTGCGGTTTCGCCAGTCGGGCGGGTAATCGCCCACAGCACGTCGTCGCTGCTCGGCTTCGGGGCGGGCGGCGGCGGCAGCGGCGGGGCTTCGTCGGCAGCAGGGGCGAACAGCAGGTCGCGCACGCCCTCCTGCGCCTGCGGCAGCGGTGTCAGCTTGGGCGAGGACGACCGCGCCGAGGTCTCGACCGCACCGATCGTCACCGACAGCGGGCGTCGCGATACGGCCGGGCCTAGCGCCAGGAACGTCCCGCGCTGAAGGTCGCGGATCGCCTCGGCCTGGCGTCGCTCCATCCCGAGCAGGTCGGCGGCGCGCGCCATGTCGATGTCAAGGAATGTGCGCCCCATCAGGAAGTTGGAAGCCTCCGCCGCGACGTTCTTGGCGAGCTTCGCGAGGCGCTGCGTCGCGATCACCCCGGCCAGCCCGCGCTTGCGGCCGCGGCACATCAGGTTGGTCATCGCCGACAGCGATGCGCGGCGGGCGTCCTCGGCGACTTCACCGGCCGCGGCAGGGGCGAACAACTGCGCCTCGTCGACCACCACCAGCGCCGGATACCAATGGTCGCGCGGGGCGTCGAACAGCGCCATCAGGAACGCGGCGGCGCAGCGCATCTGCGCCTCCGCCTCCAGCCCCTCAAGATTGAGCACCACCGACGCGCGATGTTCGCGGATGCGCGTGCCGAAGCGGATGATCTCGCGCTCGCTATGGTCGACCGCCTCGATGACGATGTGGCCATAAGCGTCGGACAGTGTCGTGAAATCGCCCTCGGGATCGACGATTACCTGTTGCACCTGCCCGGCACTGCGTTCGAGCAGGCGGCGCAGCAAATGCGACTTTCCCGACCCGGAGTTGCCCTGGACGAGCAGCCGCGTCGCCAGCAATTCCTCAAGGTCGATCGGGACGGGCTTTCCCGAACCGTCGTTTCCCATGTCGACGAGAAAGGTCATCGGCGCAGCGTTTGGACGAAGCGGGCCGGTTCGGGCAAGCGGATTAGGCGAACACCTGCCCGACCAGTTCTCCGACCGCCGCATGGGCGGCGTTTGCGTTGGCGTCGGAGAGGCCGGCCGCGTCGAGATAGCAGGCGATCACGATCGGCTTGCGCCCCGGCGGGATGGCAAAGGCGACGTCGTTGAAACAGCCTTCGCCGCTGGTCCCGGTCTTGTCGCCGCACTGCCAGTCGGCCGGGAGCCCGCCGCGCAACCGCGCCCGCCCGGTGGTGCTCGCCGCCATCCAGCGCTGTAGCAGCGCGTGCGATTGAGGCATGAGCACGTCGCCGAACAGCAGGCGGTCGATCGTCATCGCGATCGCCATCGGCGTGGTGGTGTCGCGCAGATCGCCGCCGCGCACGATATTGAGCGTCGGCTCGTCGCGGTCGAGCCGCGTGGCCGGATCGCCGATCGAGCGCAGCCAGCGGGTCAGCCCTGCCGGTCCGCCGAGCTGCGGCAGCAGCAGGTTGGCGGCGGAATTGTCCGACACCTCGACCGCGGCGCGGCACAGTCGCTCGACCGACAGCGCGCCGGTGGCGAGGTTCTCGCGCACCACCGGAGCATAGCCGAGCAGATCCGCCTCGCCGAAACGGATCGTACGATCGAGCGTGAGCCGCCCCGCATCGACCTGCGCCAGGATCGCGGCGGCGAGCGGTGCCTTGAAGGTCGAGCACAGCGCATAGCGCGCGCCTGCGTCGAGGCTCAGTCGCCGACCGGTGCCGGTGTCGTAAGCGAACACGCCAAGCCGCCCGCCGGAAGCGCGGGCGATGTCGCGAAGCGCATCCCGCGCGCGCGCTTCTGCCGTACCTGACATGCCGAGCAATGACGCGGCCCCCGCACCGAGCAGCAGCGCTCGCCGAGTCGGCATCACCGCCCCTGCATGTCGCGGTGCCCCGGCGGCATCCGCACGGTCAGCGTGCCGAGATCGGCGTTCAGCGTGATCTGGCACGCCAGGCGGCTGGTGCGCGTCGCGCCGACGGCGAGGTCGAGCATGTCCTCCTCGTCCGCGCTGGCGGGCGGCAATCGTTCGAAATCCTCCGCAGCGACGATGACGTGGCAGGTCGAGCATGCCATCTGACCCTCGCACGTGCCCTCCAGCGGTTGGCCGTCATTCTGGGCGACGTCGAGCAGCCGGTCGCCGGCCGCCGCATCGACTTCGCGCATGCCGATGCCGTCGGACGCGACGAAACGGACGCGGATCATGCGGCGATCCGCTGCGCACGGGCGGCGGTGTCGATGCGATCGAGCGCGGCGATCAGTTCTTCGCTGGTGGTGTAGCGGCCGAAGCCGATGCGGACGCTCGACCGCGCCTGCGTATCGCTCAGCCCGATCGCGCGCAGCACATGGCTCGAGCGGCCCGAGCCACTCGCACACGCCGATCCGGCTGAGAAGGCGATGTCGCGGCATTCGCTCATCAGGCGTGCAACGTCGAGGCCGTCGCGGCGCAGGTTGAGATTGCCCGGATAGCGCGCGTGCCGCGAGCCGTTGAGCATCCAGTCGTCACCCAGCCGTTCGCGTGCGACATCGAACAGCGCGGCGACGTGCGCCGAATCCGCATCGCGGCGCTCGATCGCGATCCGCGCGGCCATACCGAAGCCGGCGCACAGCGCGGGCGACAAGGTGCCCGACCGGCCATCCTCCTGATTGCCGCCGTGCAGCAGCGGCTCGATCGCCACGCCGTCGCGAATCCACAGCGCGCCGATTCCTTTAGGTCCGTGCAGCTTGTGCGCCGAGATCGCGATCAGGTCGCAGGTCTCGGGAATCGCAACGCGGCCATAGCCCTGGACGGCATCGCACAGCATCATTGCCCCCGCCGCGTGCGCGAGGTCGGCAAGCTGCGCGATCGGCTGAATGACGCCGATCTCGTTGTTGACCAGCATCGCCGCGACCAAGCCGGTGCCGGGAATGATTGCCGTTGCGGCGCGATCGAGATCGACCAGGCCGTCGCGTTCGACCGGAAGGATCGTCACCTGCCGGCCGCGCGCACGCTCTGCCGCGACCGTATCGAGCACGGCGGCATGTTCGCTGGCCAAGGTGACGATCGGACCAGCGCTACCCTTGATCGCCCAGTTGAGCGCTTCGGTGGCGCCACTGGTGAAGGCCAGCCGTCCTGTGGCCGGCAACAGCCCTTCGATCCAGTCGCGCGCCACCTCGACCGCGGCCTTGGCGGCACGGCCGGGGGCATGCGCCGAATGTGGATTGGCATGCTGGCGCTCAAGCCACGGCAGCATCGCCGCCAGCGCTTCGGGCGCGAGCGGAGTCGTCGCCTGATAGTCGAGATAGGTCATGCCAGGGTCGGGCCGAGGTCCGGGGTCGGCGCGTCGCGCGTGGCATGGGCGATCGCGGACCATTGCTCGACGAAGCGCTCGACATCCTCCTCGCTGGTGTCGAGGCCGAAGCTGACCCGGACGACTTCGCCCGCGGCCGCCGAATCGATCCCCATCTGCGCCAGCACGTGACTCGGGCGCATGCTGCCCGACGAACAGGCGGCACCGGCAGATACGGCGATCCCCGCCATGTCGAAGCGGATCAACTGGGCCGCGGCGCTGGTGCCCGGCATCCGATACGAGCCGATCGCAGGATTGCGGGGGCTGGCGCGCGCGATGACGGTTCCGCCCGCCGCCTCGACGCCTTGGTCTAGCATCGCACGCAGCTCGGCCATGCCCTCAATGTCTTCGGGCGCGCACAATGCCGCCGCAAAGGCGATCGCGCCGGGAACATTCTCGGTACCGCCGCGATACCCGCGTTCCTGCCCCCCGCTCGGGCGCAGATGTGCGAGATCGCGCACGAACAGCGCACCGATGCCGGGCGGACCGCCGCGCTTGTGGCCAGACACCGCGATCATATCGGCATGGTCCACGGGAAGGTCGCCATCGTCCCAGCCCACCGGCATTTGCGCGGCATCGACCACCAGCAGGCCGCTGCGCGCATGCACGCGCTCGGCGATCGCGGCGAGCGGCTGCAAAACGCCGGTCTCGTTATTGCCCCATTGCACCGCGACCAGCGGCTCCTCGCCGATTTCAGCCAGTTTCACGTCGAGGGCGGCGAGATCGACCAGCCCGTCACCCCCCACCGCCAGCCGGTCGGCCTTGGTCGCAGCACGCAGCACCGCGTCGTGCTCGACCGAGGATACCAAGCATCCTTCGCTGTCGCCGCGGGCGAGCGCGATCTGGATCGCTTCGGTCGCGCCGCTGGTGAAGATGCATTCCCCTTTCCAGCCATAGGCCGATCGCACGCGCGTGCGCGCATCCTCCAGCGCCGCACGTGCCACGCGGCCTTCGTGATGCGGCGACGACGGGTTGGCCCAGCGGGTCAAGGCGTCCGTCAGCGCCTGGCGCGCGACCGGACGCATCGGGGTGGTCGCGGCATGGTCCAGATAGAGACGGTCGGCCATGGGCGCTCCGAATGATTGCGCGGGAAAGGCAGACGCCTATATAGCCCACACTTTGGCGCGCGCCAGCGAGCGTCCGTCCAGCCAAGCAGGATATCATGCCAGAAGTCATCTTCCCCGGTCCCGAAGGCCGTCTCGAAGGCCGGTTCGTTCCCGGCCCCCGCCCGCGCGCGCCGGTCGCGATGATCCTGCACCCGCATCCCGCATCGGGCGGCACGATGAACAATCGCATCGTCCAGGAGCTCTACAAGACCTTCCAGCGCCGCGGCTTCGCGACGCTGCGCTTCAATTTCCGCGGCGTCGGGAAGAGCCAGGGGACGTTCGACAACGGCGTCGGCGAATTGTCGGATGCCGCCTCCGCGCTCGACTGGGTGCAGAGCTTTCATCCCGAGGCGCAGACGACCTGGATCGCCGGCGTCAGCTTCGGTGCGTGGATCGGCATGCAGTTGCTGATGCGGCGGCCGGAGATTCGCGGCTTCATCTCGATCGCCCCGCCCGCCAACATGTACGATTTCACCTTCCTCGCGCCCTGCCCGTCGTCCGGGATCATTATCCAGGGCGATGCCGACGAAGTGGTGACGCCAGGCGCCGTGCAGAAGCTGGTCGAGAAGTTGCGCACGCAAAAGCACATCACCATCCATCACGACGTCATTCCGGGCGCGAATCACTTTTTCGAACACGAGATGCCGGAATTGATGGGATCGGTGGACAAATATCTCGACATGCGGCTTGACCCCAACTCGCCGATCCGCTGAACCACCTTATCGCGACAACAAGACGGAACGAGAGGGTGTTTAATCGACTGAAATGCGTGTTCGGCCGCCATGTCCGGTCGAAGGCGCATGCGGTAGCCGATGGAAGCTCCGCCTATCGCAGCATCTGCATGTATTGCGGCGTGGCGATGCGGCAGGACCATCGCCGCAGGTGGAAGGTCGACCGCCGCAAGACTTCCCGCCGCAGCGTCGACGGAGCAGCCCGCTAGCGGTTCAGATCGTCAGGATGACGATGTTGCCGACGAATACCGCCGCGCAGGCGAGCATCAGCGCGCCCTTTCTGCGATCCTTGCGGCGCAGGATCAGATGCAGTCCGCCCGCGATCAGCGCGAAGCTGGCGAGCATCAGCAGCGTCAGGATCGTCGGCAGCATGTCGGTCATCGCCGCCGTCTAGCGCCCCGTGCCGTCGGAAGCCAGCACACGCGCATAGGCTGCGCGATCGACATTGCCGCCCGACAGCAGGACCAGCGTGCCAACCCCGGAAACCACCGCGCCGCTCAGCACCGCCGCCAGCGCGACCGCTCCGCCCGGCTCCAGTACCAGCCGCAGGCGCTCGGCAGCCCAGCGCTGCGCGCTGGCGATCGCCGGCTCGCTGACCGCAACGCCGGTCGCGCCGCGGCGTGACAAGACATCGAAGGTGCGCTGGCTGACTTCCATCGTCTGCAGCGCATCGCACGCCGTCGGCGGCGGATTGGACCCGACCGGCTCGATCCAGCCAGCCTCGAGCGAGCGGCGCATATCGTCCCATCCCACAGGCTCTACCACGGTGATGCGCGCACCGGGCAGCGCGAGCGCCAGCCCGGCGGCCAGTCCGCCGCCGCCGCATGGCACGACGACATGCGCCACCTCGCCCAGGCCCGCCGCCGCCATCTGCGCCGCCGCCTCGATCCCGGCGCTGCCCTGCCCCTCGATCACCCAGGGGTCGTCGAAGCTGGGGACCAGCACCGCGCCGCGGGCATGCGCGAGGTGCGCGGCGATCCGCTCGCGGCTTTCGGTGGCGCGGTCGTAGCTGACGACTTCCGCGCCAAGCGCAAGCGTCGCATCGCGCTTCACCCGCGGTGCATCGGCAGGCATGACGATCACCGCGGGCATGCCGAGCCGCCTTGCCGCCCAGGCAACCCCTTGCGCATGATTGCCCGACGAGAAGGCGACGACGCCGCGCGATCGCTGCTCGGGCTCGATCGCGGTCAGGCGGTGCCACGCGCCGCGCAGCTTGAACGCCCCGACCGGTTGCAGACATTCGGCCTTGAAACCGACGCCATGCCCCCCAAGGTCATGGACGAGCAACGGTGACGGCGGCAGGATCGCCGCGATCTTGGAAGCTGCGTCACGGACCCCGGCTCGCGTGGGTTGTCGCAAAATCGTCACACACCATCCCGCCTGCGGAAAACCGTTGCCATAAGACTTTACATGGGGGGTCATGGACCCTAGATGCACCCCCCGCTGCCCCATGGGACTTCCAACCGCAAGGCAGCTTTTGTCACACGATGCCGAAAGGCAATTGGAGGTCCCTTGAATTGGCCAAGCACGATAGCGCGCTGGGGTTAGCGACTGCCCCGTTCGCCAACGCGGTTCGCGTTGCAGATCATCTCCGTCCGGTTCAGCCGGTAACGCTGCTGAGACCGCACGCCGCCCGGCGTGCGGCGCGATTCTTCGTCGAGAATTTTCCCGGCACGTCGATGTATGCGGTCAAGGCGAATCCATCGCCCGACCTGCTGCAGATCCTGTGGCACAGCGGCATCACCCATTACGACGTGGCGTCGATCGGCGAAGTGCGCCTCGTCGCACGCACGCTGCCGGACGCGACCTTGTGCTTCATGCACCCGGTCAAGGCCGAGGAGGCGATCGCCGAGGCGTATTTCACGCACGGCGTTCGCACGTTCTCGCTCGATACGATCGAGGAGCTGGAGAAGATCGTCCGCGCGACCAATGCCGCCGACGACCTTACCCTGTGCGTGCGGCTGCGCGTGTCGTCCGACCTGTCGAAGCTGAGCCTCGCCGCCAAGTTCGGTGCGGCGCCCGGCGAGACCAAGGAATTGCTCTTCGCAGCGCGCCAGGCGGCGGATGCGCTCGGCATCTGCTTTCACGTCGGCAGCCAGGCGATGTCGCCCGACGCTTACGCCCAGGCAATGGAGCGCGTCCGCGCGGCGATCGTCGAGGCGGCGGTGACGGTCGACGTGATCGACGTCGGCGGCGGGTTCCCCTCGGCCTATCCCGGCATGGAACCGCCCCCGCTCGAACGCTATTTCGACGTCATC
Coding sequences:
- a CDS encoding GNAT family N-acetyltransferase translates to MIATERLVLRPWQDGDRGAFVEMMAAPHIVQFLGPAFADDPLAALDRHIDYRASHGLGFWAVERRADGALIGQCGLKPGGEGTPIEGLLEIGWALGSAGLGQGYALEAARATLGWAWANRREAEVVAITSAINVRSRAVMERLDMVRDIDGDFDHPVVPDGSPLKRHVTFRIARPAQI
- the hemB gene encoding porphobilinogen synthase yields the protein MHASYPALRLRRTRSADWSRRLHRETQLTPADLIWPMFVSEGDAEEPIASLPGVSRWPIAGIVERAREARALGIPCVALFPNTPHGLRSDDGREALNPDNLMCRAIRAIKEAVPEVGVLTDVALDPYTSHGHDGLVDAAGYVLNDATSDMLVQQAVVQADAGADIVAPSDMMDGRVGAIREALEGAGHANVQIMAYAAKYASAFYGPFRDAVGSRGLLKGDKKTYQMDPANAEEALREVALDLAEGADSVMVKPGLPYLDIVARVKAAFEVPVFAYQVSGEYAMIEAAAAAGAGDRDALVLETLMAFKRAGCSGVLTYHASHAARLLGA
- a CDS encoding ATP-binding protein, whose amino-acid sequence is MTFLVDMGNDGSGKPVPIDLEELLATRLLVQGNSGSGKSHLLRRLLERSAGQVQQVIVDPEGDFTTLSDAYGHIVIEAVDHSEREIIRFGTRIREHRASVVLNLEGLEAEAQMRCAAAFLMALFDAPRDHWYPALVVVDEAQLFAPAAAGEVAEDARRASLSAMTNLMCRGRKRGLAGVIATQRLAKLAKNVAAEASNFLMGRTFLDIDMARAADLLGMERRQAEAIRDLQRGTFLALGPAVSRRPLSVTIGAVETSARSSSPKLTPLPQAQEGVRDLLFAPAADEAPPLPPPPAPKPSSDDVLWAITRPTGETAPELDLPPPPGDAEADPIMAEALRTIVADADSAFQSASVLFQDFQVRCRMLGLARPPLDLSGFQRRLACARAGIVDPAGEGYTDAIALARDLPDDMLGAYLLVARAAREGAPTPPDERIAQTYGTHSLGRVKRLLAYIEERELFVTRVDMAGKRSITLPRLGWTTAPA
- the bla gene encoding class A beta-lactamase; amino-acid sequence: MPTRRALLLGAGAASLLGMSGTAEARARDALRDIARASGGRLGVFAYDTGTGRRLSLDAGARYALCSTFKAPLAAAILAQVDAGRLTLDRTIRFGEADLLGYAPVVRENLATGALSVERLCRAAVEVSDNSAANLLLPQLGGPAGLTRWLRSIGDPATRLDRDEPTLNIVRGGDLRDTTTPMAIAMTIDRLLFGDVLMPQSHALLQRWMAASTTGRARLRGGLPADWQCGDKTGTSGEGCFNDVAFAIPPGRKPIVIACYLDAAGLSDANANAAHAAVGELVGQVFA
- a CDS encoding 2Fe-2S iron-sulfur cluster-binding protein, whose protein sequence is MIRVRFVASDGIGMREVDAAAGDRLLDVAQNDGQPLEGTCEGQMACSTCHVIVAAEDFERLPPASADEEDMLDLAVGATRTSRLACQITLNADLGTLTVRMPPGHRDMQGR
- a CDS encoding cysteine desulfurase family protein; protein product: MTYLDYQATTPLAPEALAAMLPWLERQHANPHSAHAPGRAAKAAVEVARDWIEGLLPATGRLAFTSGATEALNWAIKGSAGPIVTLASEHAAVLDTVAAERARGRQVTILPVERDGLVDLDRAATAIIPGTGLVAAMLVNNEIGVIQPIAQLADLAHAAGAMMLCDAVQGYGRVAIPETCDLIAISAHKLHGPKGIGALWIRDGVAIEPLLHGGNQEDGRSGTLSPALCAGFGMAARIAIERRDADSAHVAALFDVARERLGDDWMLNGSRHARYPGNLNLRRDGLDVARLMSECRDIAFSAGSACASGSGRSSHVLRAIGLSDTQARSSVRIGFGRYTTSEELIAALDRIDTAARAQRIAA
- a CDS encoding cysteine desulfurase family protein, whose translation is MADRLYLDHAATTPMRPVARQALTDALTRWANPSSPHHEGRVARAALEDARTRVRSAYGWKGECIFTSGATEAIQIALARGDSEGCLVSSVEHDAVLRAATKADRLAVGGDGLVDLAALDVKLAEIGEEPLVAVQWGNNETGVLQPLAAIAERVHARSGLLVVDAAQMPVGWDDGDLPVDHADMIAVSGHKRGGPPGIGALFVRDLAHLRPSGGQERGYRGGTENVPGAIAFAAALCAPEDIEGMAELRAMLDQGVEAAGGTVIARASPRNPAIGSYRMPGTSAAAQLIRFDMAGIAVSAGAACSSGSMRPSHVLAQMGIDSAAAGEVVRVSFGLDTSEEDVERFVEQWSAIAHATRDAPTPDLGPTLA
- a CDS encoding alpha/beta hydrolase, which produces MPEVIFPGPEGRLEGRFVPGPRPRAPVAMILHPHPASGGTMNNRIVQELYKTFQRRGFATLRFNFRGVGKSQGTFDNGVGELSDAASALDWVQSFHPEAQTTWIAGVSFGAWIGMQLLMRRPEIRGFISIAPPANMYDFTFLAPCPSSGIIIQGDADEVVTPGAVQKLVEKLRTQKHITIHHDVIPGANHFFEHEMPELMGSVDKYLDMRLDPNSPIR
- a CDS encoding threonine ammonia-lyase; the protein is MTILRQPTRAGVRDAASKIAAILPPSPLLVHDLGGHGVGFKAECLQPVGAFKLRGAWHRLTAIEPEQRSRGVVAFSSGNHAQGVAWAARRLGMPAVIVMPADAPRVKRDATLALGAEVVSYDRATESRERIAAHLAHARGAVLVPSFDDPWVIEGQGSAGIEAAAQMAAAGLGEVAHVVVPCGGGGLAAGLALALPGARITVVEPVGWDDMRRSLEAGWIEPVGSNPPPTACDALQTMEVSQRTFDVLSRRGATGVAVSEPAIASAQRWAAERLRLVLEPGGAVALAAVLSGAVVSGVGTLVLLSGGNVDRAAYARVLASDGTGR
- a CDS encoding type III PLP-dependent enzyme, with the translated sequence MAKHDSALGLATAPFANAVRVADHLRPVQPVTLLRPHAARRAARFFVENFPGTSMYAVKANPSPDLLQILWHSGITHYDVASIGEVRLVARTLPDATLCFMHPVKAEEAIAEAYFTHGVRTFSLDTIEELEKIVRATNAADDLTLCVRLRVSSDLSKLSLAAKFGAAPGETKELLFAARQAADALGICFHVGSQAMSPDAYAQAMERVRAAIVEAAVTVDVIDVGGGFPSAYPGMEPPPLERYFDVIHRAFEDLPISYSAELWAEPGRALCAEYSSLIVRVEQRRGDELYINDGAYGALFDAAHVGWRFPVELLREPESRARDLEFSFYGPTCDDLDHMAGPFLLPADTQAGDYIEVGMLGAYGCAMRTAFNGFGAEQAVIVEDAPMATLYDEAADETRDNVVRLGARG